The following proteins come from a genomic window of Sorghum bicolor cultivar BTx623 chromosome 3, Sorghum_bicolor_NCBIv3, whole genome shotgun sequence:
- the LOC8060800 gene encoding very-long-chain enoyl-CoA reductase — protein MKVTVVSRSGREVVKGGIDLKDSAKVADLQEAIHARTKKYYPSRQRLTLPLQPGKGGKPVVLNPRASLSEYCEKGSGSLTVVFKDLGTQVYYSTLFFFEYLGPLIIYPMFYYLPVYKYFGYEGERIIHPVQTYAMYYWCFHYFKRIMETFFVHRFSHATSPLSNVFRNCAYYWTFGAYIAYYCNHPLYTPVSDLQMKIGFGFGIICQIANFYCHILLRNLRSPSGSGGYQIPRGFLFNIVTCANYTTEIYQWVGFNIATQTVAGYIFLIVAAAIMTNWALGKHSRLKKLFDGKDGRPKYPRRWVILPPFL, from the exons ATGAAGGTCACCGTCGTGTCCCGGAGCGGCCGGGAGGTCGTCAAGGGCGGCATCGACCTCAAGGACTCG GCCAAGGTCGCGGATCTGCAGGAGGCCATCCATGCCagga CAAAGAAGTATTATCCTTCTAGGCAGCGGCTCACCCTCCCTCTTCAACCTGGAAAAGGTGGGAAGCCAGTTGTCCTCAATCCAAGGGCCAGCCTGTCAGAATACTGCGAGAAGGGTTCTGGATCATTGACAGTGGTCTTCAAAGATTTAGGAACACAGGTCTACTACAGCACACTGTTCTTCTTTGAGTACTTGGGTCCTCTCATCATCTACCCCATGTTCTATTATTTGCCCGTCTACAAATACTTCGGGTACGAGGGAGAACGGATCATCCACCCTGTTCAGACCTACGCCATGTACTACTGGTGCTTCCACTACTTCAAGAGGATCatggagacattctttgtgcacCGTTTCAGCCACGCAACATCACCCCTGTCAAATGTCTTCAGAAACTGTGCCTACTACTGGACCTTCGGCGCTTACATTGCTTACTACTGCAACCACCCGCTGTACACCCCAGTAAGTGATCTGCAGATGAAGATTGGGTTCGGTTTCGGGATCATCTGCCAGATTGCAAATTTCTACTGCCACATCCTGCTGAGGAACCTCAGAAGCCCAAGCGGCAGCGGCGGTTACCAGATCCCTCGTGGCTTCTTGTTCAACATCGTGACATGCGCCAATTACACCACTGAGATCTACCAGTGGGTCGGGTTCAACATTGCTACGCAGACTGTGGCAGGTTACATCTTCCTTATCGTTGCAGCAGCTATCATGACCAACTGGGCGCTTGGCAAGCACAGCCGTCTGAAGAAG CTTTTTGATGGCAAGGATGGAAGGCCTAAGTATCCTCGCCGCTGGGTGATTCTCCCTCCATTCCTGTGA